In Coturnix japonica isolate 7356 chromosome 9, Coturnix japonica 2.1, whole genome shotgun sequence, a single window of DNA contains:
- the MTERF4 gene encoding transcription termination factor 4, mitochondrial, which translates to MVPSPCIEAAARCWAPPRAMAVRLLAVLRIAAPRALVPVLVPSSRPRCCTPGSEQGDAAELLAMGFSQAQARRLLLLQPGLEPQRRVDTAAQLLLLGLSAEAALGLMERSPKLLRMGSAQLKERAGYLRRLGLEGARLQSLTGRCPEVLTLPRRRMEAVVRLLRERCLFTAEQLAELLRSCPRVLLEEPGRVQLHFQYAYFRMGVRHKEMVKARLFCTPFAELRNRHIFLERRGLYRTPHKGQSQSDNPALRDVLRPDDGDFVAGTARATSQEYEVFKRLLAREEEEQEMEEEEDEEEDEEEEEGSAALHAHGDDKDLPSTEPSRAAPRPPPAH; encoded by the exons ATGGTCCCCTCCCCCTGTATTGAGGCGGCTGCGCGGTGCTGGGCTCCTCCCCGAGCCATGGCGGTTcggctgctggctgtgctgcgTATCGCCGCGCCCCGTGCCCTCGTCCCGGTGCTGGTCCCGTCCTCCCGGCCCCGCTGCTGCACGCCGGGCTCGGAGCAGGGCGATGCTGCGGAGCTGCTGGCCATGGGCTTCAGCCAGGCGCAGGCCCGGcggctcctcctgctgcagccggGGCTCGAGCCGCAGCGGCGGGTGGACACGGCGGcgcagctgctgctgctggggctgagcgcGGAGGCCGCGCTGGGGCTGATGGAGCGGAGCCCGAAGCTGCTGCGGATGGGGAGCGCGCAGCTCAAGGAGCGCGCCGGGTACCTGCGGCGGCTGGGGCTGGAAGGAG CCCGGCTGCAGAGCTTGACGGGCCGCTGCCCCGAGGTGCTGACGCTGCCCCGGCGGAGGATGGAGGCGGTGGTGCGGCTGCTGCGGGAGCGGTGCCTGTTCACGGCCGAGCAGCTGGCGGAGCTGCTGCGGAGCTGCCCCCgcgtgctgctggaggagccgGGCCGCGTGCAGCTCCACTTCCAG TACGCGTACTTCAGGATGGGCGTCCGGCACAAGGAGATGGTGAAGGCCCGGCTGTTCTGCACGCCCTTCGCCGAGCTCAGGAACCGCCACATCTTCCTGGAGCGCCGGGGGCTGTACCGCACCCCGCACAAGGGGCAGAGCCAGAGCGACAACCCGGCGCTGCGGGACGTGCTGCGGCCGGACGACGGAGACTTCGTGGCCGGCACAGCCCGCGCAACAAGCCAGGAGTACGAGGTGTTCAAACGGCTGCTGGcacgggaggaggaggagcaggagatggaggaggaggaggatgaagaggaggacgaagaggaagaggagggcagtgctgcactgcacgCACATGGAGATGACAAGGACCTGCCCAGCACCGAGCCCTCCCGAGCTGCCCCGCGTCCCCCCCCAGCTCATTGA